One region of Juglans regia cultivar Chandler chromosome 4, Walnut 2.0, whole genome shotgun sequence genomic DNA includes:
- the LOC108981635 gene encoding UPF0481 protein At3g47200-like, translating to MAGSGEHVISMEELLSKKVNVVTTEAGETSRGSDSSGLRRRIIEIGEEACELKKKRFEKLRKSAPDDHPSINTPKIQKVPLLLQDHKHFDKYFKPRIVAIGPIHHGEPKYKRAEAYKLRMASYFVKDSGRKDEILYDIVEKNIEQLRQCFDDKVTEKYSDQALAWMLFVDGCAILQSIHCAVSQNCKDWEMKYDLMAFATQDLFLLENQLPYQLLVDLMNSSTKKVELEKSITDFINQQAYGKSQSSQNGLPTTERPIHLLDLLRTKIMKDNTQSDGRKKNGERLKLTYRNVEELRAAGIYMRLNDSDDPLTTIRFDRFLYPGYLSLCPIIVDDSMGPKFLNLIAYEMCPDFNNKFEITSYILFLDSLIDNIKDVIVLRNKGILKNCLGSDEEVAQLFNEIGTDLVPDPDAYWDVQDAIQTHFKVKYMTWIAEALHDHFRSPWTFMAFLAAIIVVGLTFIQTWFAFKDDRGNSRPRVRR from the coding sequence ATGGCCGGAAGTGGGGAGCATGTTATTTCCATGGAGGAGTTGCTTTCGAAAAAGGTTAATGTTGTCACAACCGAAGCTGGTGAAACAAGCAGAGGCAGCGACAGTTCCGGCCTGCGGAGGCGGATCATTGAAATCGGCGAGGAAGCCTGCGAGCTGAAAAAAAAGAGGTTTGAGAAACTGCGGAAATCAGCCCCAGATGATCATCCCAGTATTAATAcgccaaaaatacaaaaggttCCGCTGTTGCTGCAGGATCACAAACATTTCGACAAGTATTTCAAGCCAAGGATAGTTGCAATCGGTCCCATCCATCATGGTGAGCCAAAATACAAGCGAGCCGAGGCGTACAAGCTTAGAATGGCATCCTACTTCGTCAAAGACAGTGGTAGAAAGGATGAGATTTTGTACGACATTGTTGAGAAGAACATCGAGCAACTGAGGCAGTGTTTCGACGACAAGGTGACCGAGAAATATAGCGATCAGGCCCTCGCCTGGATGCTGTTTGTGGACGGGTGTGCAATATTACAGTCCATCCATTGTGCTGTTAGCCAAAACTGCAAAGACTGGGAAATGAAATACGATCTGATGGCCTTTGCGACACAGGATTTGTTCTTGTTGGAGAATCAACTTCCTTATCAGCTCCTTGTGGATTTGATGAATTCCAGCACAAAGAAAGTTGAATTGGAGAAGTCCATTACAGATTTCATTAATCAGCAAGCATACGGTAAGTCGCAGTCGAGCCAGAATGGATTACCGACTACGGAAAGGCCGATCCATCTTCTCGATCTCCTCCGGACGAAAATCATGAAAGACAATACACAAAGTGATGGCAGAAAGAAGAACGGGGAACGATTAAAGTTGACTTATCGCAACGTGGAGGAGCTTAGAGCAGCTGGAATCTATATGAGGTTGAATGATAGTGATGATCCCTTGACAACAATACGTTTTGATAGATTTCTCTACCCGGGATACCTTTCGCTTTGTCCAATAATAGTTGATGACTCAATGGGGCCCAAGTTCTTGAATTTGATAGCCTACGAGATGTGTCCGGATTTCAACAACAAGTTCGAGATCACCTCATACATATTATTCCTGGATTCACTCATTGATAACATCAAAGACGTAATAGTGTTGAGGAATAAGGGAATACTCAAGAACTGCCTTGGCAGCGACGAGGAAGTGGCTCAACTCTTCAATGAGATCGGCACCGACTTGGTTCCTGACCCCGACGCATATTGGGATGTCCAAGATGCCATTCAGACACACTTCAAGGTTAAGTATATGACCTGGATTGCTGAAGCCCTCCACGATCATTTCAGAAGCCCCTGGACATTTATGGCTTTTTTGGCCGCCATAATAGTAGTCGGCCTAACTTTCATACAGACTTGGTTCGCATTCAAAGACGACAGAGGTAATTCCCGACCCCGAGTTCGGCGCTAG